The Penaeus monodon isolate SGIC_2016 chromosome 8, NSTDA_Pmon_1, whole genome shotgun sequence sequence tacatTCACACGCTGCCATAGTCCAGTCAGAAGACGAACCACACAGTGGCTAAGGCGTACGTCTTCATTTGAGCTTTTAAAAATCCAGAAACACATCAGCTGAATCGTAAAGTTCTTAATAGCACTTAATAGCAATTCAATGTGCACGAACGAGAAGGCTTCTACCCTGACGAACGAGTGATGTTCACACTGACTGGCAGCGGCACAGGAAAAGGCTTGGGCACTGGAAGTGGCAGAGGGAGAGGCAACACCGGCGGTAACTTCTTCAACAGCGGTAAAGCCTTGAGAAGGAGAAGTTTGGCCACACTTCGTTTCTCTTGGCTATGAAGGGGCTCGCTCTGTGGAAGGTCTTGCGACGTGGCTGTTGTGTCGTCCGTTTGCATCTCCGCTTGGGCTGCCAGGAGGAGCACTGAGCACAGAGTTATTACAAGAAGCTTCATGTTGGTGGATGTTAATCGTTCGAGATTCCGAGTAATGAATAACGTATTTTGCGGATATTTATGTAAGTAAGAAATCCAAGTGCGTGAGATAGGTCTTGGGAAACGTGAGTTCGAGCCACTTGTAGGCA is a genomic window containing:
- the LOC119576196 gene encoding uncharacterized protein LOC119576196, yielding MKLLVITLCSVLLLAAQAEMQTDDTTATSQDLPQSEPLHSQEKRSVAKLLLLKALPLLKKLPPVLPLPLPLPVPKPFPVPLPVSVNITRSSG